AACGAGGACAGGTTCCGCGGGAATGACGGGAGTGGGACTGGGAAAATCTTCATCGTAAAATCCCCCTAGCCCCCTTTGCAAAAGGGGCCCCCTAAGGACAAACCTTAAAAAGAGGATCTTGGTCTGATTATGTGGAAAAAGGGGTAGAATATTGCTATAGTGATGGAGGTATTTTTAGAATAAACCTTTAAAAAACAATTAGCATTGGTATTTAATTTTGGAAAAAAATAAAACATCCTTCTTACTAATTCCATACTATACGGGGTTGGATTCTTTGGAAGATGTTCTCCGGGAGCCAAGGGCCAGGGGTCTTCTTTGGTTAGAAATTCTTTTCAATGACCAAGTGCCTTGGGAAGACTATTTGGATAAACCTGAAATCCAATCGGCTTATCAAAAAGCTTGCATTTGGTATAGCCATTTTAAAACCATGGTTTTATATTCGACTCGGCGTAAACCGCTTAAAACCAAAACTGGTCCTATCGATGAAAAGGATTATCGTAAATTTCTGGAGGCTTTAAATTTTGTCTCAGATTAATGCGGATCACATTCTCACTCTTCTAAAAACCTTTACTCAAGAAAAAAAAAGTCCCCTTGAAATTATTCTAATCGGTGGTTTGGCCCTTCACTTTTACGGGAAAAAGGAGAGGGTTACCGTAGATGTGGACGCCGAGGTTAAGGGAGACCTTGAGGGGTTATTTCATTTTTTGAAGGGCCATCAGATACCGGCTGATCTAAGCGAAAATATTTCTGGATGGTCTGTTGTGGGAATGCCACCCGATTATCAGGAAAGGACCCTTGTGGTCTATGAAGACGCCCTATTAAAAGTCAAAATCCTTTCACCCGTTGATTTTATTGTGGCCAAACTTCGGCGTTTTTCTGAAGAAGATATCAATGACGGAATATTTGTTGCCAAGAAATATAACATTAAACCCGAACAGGTGAAGGAGTCTGCAAACATCGCCATTAAGCATTCAGTAAAAGATACCGCGTTGTTCCCTTTTCGAAAGAACGTTCAACGATTTAATCAGATGTTGAGCGAATGAGAAAATTGATCCTAGAAGAAAATCTATGCTCTTAACCCATCTAAACCCCATTTTAAAAGGAAAAAATTAAAAACCTGGATTCCCGATAAAACCATTCGGGAATGACGGGAGGGAGATCGGAAAACCCTCATCGTAAAATCCCCCTTTCCCCCTTTGCTAAAGGGGGAAATTTAAAACCTGGATTCCCGATAAAACCATTCGGGAATGACGGGTCTAAAGAGAAGAATTTTTTCCTGGGGAGGAGGGGGTTCTCTGGAGCATCCAGTGGGTGAATTTCTTCCGGATCGTTGCCGCGGTAAGCCAGTACCAGCGTTCGTATTTCTTGAGAGCCTCGGCGCGAAATTCCGTATCATCCCGGATTATTTTAGGGGAAGGGATTTTTTCTTGGGATTCGGGTTTTCTCATGACCGCAAAAAGGTGCACATTGGGCAAGTCCCCATCCCGCGATTCCATTCTTTCAACAGAAAAACCGGTTTTATAGGCAAGCCTGCGAAGGGTGACGGGTGAAAAACAGAAGGGGTGGGCAGGGTGAAAAAAATGAGAAAGCCTTGACCCCGGGGCTTCGATATTGGGGACTTCTACAATTAAAAATCCATTGGTTTTAAGTAATTCCTTCAACGATATTAAGACCTGAGTTGGGCTGGTGGTATGCTCAAGAACATGGTTCATGACGATGAGGTCAAATTCCTCATGTTTGAGTTGAGGCGTGATTTCCTGAATTAAACCGGTTCGGACATCCAGACCTTTTTCCTGGCGGGCGTAATCTGATTGTTTTTGGTCGGGTTCTATTCCGATGACTTTTCCGCTATTTCCCACAACGGATTTGATACAGGAGAGGAGTGCCCCCACGCTACAGCCACATTCCAGAATATTCATTCCCGGACTTAAAAAGGGCCGCAACTCATCCAGTATGGGTTGAATTTTTGGAATTCTCCTTTTAAAGAATTTCTCATCGGGGTTCTTTTGGTTTTTGTATTCCTTCCAATAGTGGGTTCGATAATACCCAGAGTTTTCATGATCACTGGGTCTGGGATGGATAAAAACCAATCCACACTCCTTACAGATCACAGTGTTTAAGGAAGCCCCATGCCTCCCTTTTCGGTAGAAGACTTGATAGGAAAGACCTCCGCAAAGATCGCAACCCTGGTTTTGGGTTGTTGCGCCCAAGGGGGATTGAATCGCTTTTTCGGAAATTAGGGCTGTATCAGGATTTTTCGTAACCATCTCAAGGTCTTGCAAGGGTCCTATTTAGTTTCTTTAATACCATAAACGTCAAAGGGTTTTGTGTCAATAATAAATTCGTTTTGTTCTTGAATCCTGTTGGGGGGACTCGTATAATTTTAACGGAGCTTTTTGGAAAAAAGAATCCCCTTCTTTTTGGGGCTCCTAGAAAAATTTTAAAAAAGTGGGCACGAAGGTTTGACTACCTGCTTGGGTTTAAAAATTTTTCTTCCTCATTGACCATTTCATGCCTTTTCTAAAATTGTTTAATTTAGCCAATCTCACCGGGCCTCTTCGGATTGCATTAGCAAAAAAACTTTTTTTAGGGTTTGTGGCAATGGTGGCTTTGACCCTTCTGGTCGGCGGATATGCCTTGGTGAAACTCAATACGCTGAGGGGAATCAGTGAAGGAATGGTCAAACAGGATTTTGTCTTTTCAAAACTCATAAATCAAATGGAAGAAAACCTTCTTGTTCAAAATTTGTATGAAAAACGCTATTCGGTGCTTAAAGATCCCGCCGTTAAAACCCTTTTTGATGATCGCGGAAAAGAGTTTAAACAATTATGGGCGGAGTACCGATCCCATATTTCTCCAGAAGAATCGGGATTACAAAAAATTATGACGTTACACCAAAATTACGAATCCTATGTCAAAAATAAAATAGATTTACTGGATCAAGGGGAAGAACAAAAGGCAGAAACCCTATCAAAGGACTTCATCCGGGTGACCTTTGAAGAGTTAATGGAAAAAATTAAAAAAGTGAACAAGAAAATCAATAAAGAACAAAACGAAAAAATTTTAAAAACACATCAAATTGGAGAAGAAGCTTTTTACGTTACTGTTTTCCTTTGCCTGGTGAGTGGGATTTTCGGGTTTGGGTTTTCCACTTTTTTAATTTATAATTTATCCTCTTCGATTCGGAAACTTAAGGAAGCCACCCGATTTATTGGAGAAGGGAAGTTTGATCGGGTAACTTCAATCCCACAAATAAAAGATGAGGTGGGGGATCTTGCTGAGTCCTTTCAGTGGATGAGCAATCGCCTCCGAACCCTGGAGGAATTGAATCTGGACGCCAATCCTTTAACCCGTTTGCCGGGAAATTTGGCCATCGAAAAAGAAATTTTGACCCGCCTTCATTCCGATTCGAAGTTTGCCTTTTGTCTTGTTGATTTGGACAATTTTAAAGCTTTTAGTGATCGATATGGATATGCCCGGGGAAGTGAATTGCTAAAAGGGATGGGAAGCATTTTGGTGGATACCGTTAAACGGTTGGGGGCTCCCAATGATTTTATCGGTCATATCGGGGGAGATGATTTTGTTTTGGTCATTAGTATGGCCAGTATTTCTCCTCTGTGTGAAGGCATTATTCAACAATTCGATGAACAAATTACCCGTTATTATGATCCTGAGGATGTAAAAAGGGGGTTCATTATTTCCAAGGATCGAAAAGACAAGGAGCAGGCCTTTCCTATCATGACCCTTTCCATCGCAGTGGTCACAAATGATAAAAGGCCTTTAAGCAGCCCTGCACATATCGCTGAAATAGCGGCGCAGCTCAAACAGTACGCGAAAACCTTTTCCAAAAGTCTCTATGTGGTGGATCAACGGAGGTCCCTATGAAGGTGCAAAAAGAAATTATTTCCATTTTTTTGTCGTTTGCCCTATCCGGGTGTCTTACTATTCAGGTTTCCCCTCAAACCCCACCGTTTAATGATTCATCGGGGCCCCTTCACTCGCTAAATTATGCCCATGAGTTGTTCAAGAAAAAAGAATATTCAGATGCTGAAAAGACTTTTCGTTATGTGATAGATACCTATTCCCTTGATCCCCTTTCCGCTGATGCCCGGATTGGGCTGGCATACACCCTTCTTTATTTTGATAATCCAAAACGGGATGAGCTCAAAGCCGTGAAAGAGCTCGAGCAGTTCCTAATACAAAACCCCATGCACCCTCGGGCAAACGAGGTCAAGAATTGGATCAGCTTTTTAAATAACCTCAATGAGGTGAAAATAGAAAATAAACGGTTAAAAGATGACCTTCAGCGTTTAATCGATATTGATATTGAGACGGAGAAAAAAAGGAAAGAAACCCAGGAGGAATTCAAGGAGCCTCAGGAAAAACCCATTGAACCCCCCCAACAAAATTAATGGTTTTTATTTTTGTTTTTTTTGGAACGTTTAATTCCTTCAATAATTACCGTAATTTCCCCTCGGATGGCTTTTTCTTCTAACTGGGTTTTAATTTCCGTTGCCTTTCCCCGAATGAATTCCTCAAAGGTTTTTGTTAATTCCCTTGCCAAGATGATGTCCCGATCTCCGAGAACACTGATTAAATCGGTTAAACAAGATAGAATTCTGTGGGGTGATTCATAAAAAAGAATGGTTTTCGTTTCCTGTTGGAGGGATTCAAACCACCGTTGCCGGGGTCCACGTTTTCTTGGGGCAAAACCTTCGAAGGTGAACCGATCCGGAGGGGCACCCGACCCTGTCAATGCAGCAATTAACGCTGTGGGTCCTGGGATGGGTATGATCCGGATATCACATTGAATTGCCCTTCGAATGAGATAATACCCGGGATCACAGATGGTGGGGGTTCCCGCATCACACAGCACCGCAATATGATTTCCTTCTTTTAATTTATTGATTAAAATTTCGCTTTTTTCTTCTTTATTAAAGTCATGGTAACTGGTTAGAGGGGTATGGATTTGAAAGTGGTTTAAAAGTTTTTTGGCATGGCGAGTATCCTCTGCAGCGATGATGTCCGCTTCATGAAGCGTTTTTAACGCTCGGAGGGTAATATCCTCCAGGTTTCCAATGGGGGTGGAAACGACGAAAAGTTCTCCTATTTTCTCAATCATATTTTACCTGTTTTCTCTTCCATTAACCCTTTCCCTAAGGGGAGGTGTAAAGACCGGGGAGAAAGTGGGGCTGATTTCATTAATATGCCAGAGCATGCATTGAAAATCCAGTCCCCTAACTTACCCTCTCCCCTAAGGGGAGAGGAGTGGTTTGGGCTCTTTCTCCCCAACGGGAAGAAAGATATTTTGGGATTTTCTCCCGAGAAGGATGGGTTTTAATTTTAAAATCCCCCCCCGACCCTTCTTTTTTTTTTTAAAAAGCATTTAAGGGGAGAGATCTTGTTTAAAGAGAGTGATTTGAGATTGGAAATCTTTTTCAATAAAAATATAAATCCCCTTGTTTGGGTTCGTATTTTTTGGTAAATTAGATTGTTTTTATTATGTGTAAAAGGAGGAAGGATGAATATTTGCGTTGTGGGAACAGGTTATGTGGGATTAGTGACAGGGGCCTGTTTTGCGGAATTCGGCAATAAAGTGGTTTGTGTGGATAATGACGAAACGAAAATTCGGAATTTAAAAAGAGGAATTTTGCCCATCTATGAGCCTGGCCTTGAAGAAATTGTGCGAAAAAATTCAAAGGAAGATAGGCTTTCGTTTACAACCGATTTGGGAAATGCGATCCAACAATCCTTGGTGATTTTTATTGCAGTGGGTACGCCTTCGCGGGAAGACGGTTCGGCGGATCTTTCTTACGTGGAAGGTGTGGCACGAGAGATTGCAAGTCACCTAAATGGATATAAGGTGATTGTGACCAAAAGTACCGTTCCAGTAGGAACGGGGGCTAAAATTCAAGAAATTATCCAGAAAAACAAAAAAGAGGGAGGGGAATTTGATATCGTTTCCAACCCCGAATTTTTGCGGGAAGGATCTGCGATTGAAGATTTTATGAGGCCCAACCGGGTGGTGATTGGGACCAATGGTTCTCAGGCCATTGCGATTCTAAAAGACCTTTACCGTCCTTTATACTTGATAGAGACTCCCTTTGTAATTACCGATGTAGTGAGTGCGGAGATGATTAAATATGCCTCTAACGCCTTCCTTGCCACTAAAGTTTCATTTATCAACGAAATGGCCGCCCTCTGTGAGCGGGTCAACGCGGATGTGCATCAGGTTGCGAAAGGGATGGGCCTTGACCGGCGGATTGGGTCCAAATTTTTGCACCCGGGGCCTGGATTTGGTGGATCCTGTTTTCCAAAAGATACAAAAGCCCTTACACAAATTTCCCGTGAACAAGGGTATACATTTGAAATTGTTGAAGCGGTCATCCGCGTCAATGAAAAACAGCGGGACAGAATGGTGGAAAAAATCCGCGGGGCTGTTGGGGATCTTCAAAACAAAACCCTAGGGGTCTTGGGCCTTTCCTTCAAACCCAATACGGATGATATTCGGGAAAGTCCTTCCGTGGCAATTATTGAATCCCTTTTAAAGAAAGGAAGCACGATCCGGGCTTTTGATCCTATTGCAATGGATGAGGCAAAAAAGGTATTAAAAAATGTATACTATGGGTCTGATGCCTATGAGACTGCCAAGGGATGCGATGCTCTGATTCTCATGACCGAATGGAATCAATTTCGAAATCTTGACCTTGATAGAATTAAATCGATTATAACCCAACCGGTTTTTATTGACCTTCGCAATGTCTATGATCCTTTAAGAATGGCAAAACTG
Above is a window of Nitrospiria bacterium DNA encoding:
- a CDS encoding DUF6036 family nucleotidyltransferase; the protein is MSQINADHILTLLKTFTQEKKSPLEIILIGGLALHFYGKKERVTVDVDAEVKGDLEGLFHFLKGHQIPADLSENISGWSVVGMPPDYQERTLVVYEDALLKVKILSPVDFIVAKLRRFSEEDINDGIFVAKKYNIKPEQVKESANIAIKHSVKDTALFPFRKNVQRFNQMLSE
- a CDS encoding class I SAM-dependent methyltransferase, whose product is MVTKNPDTALISEKAIQSPLGATTQNQGCDLCGGLSYQVFYRKGRHGASLNTVICKECGLVFIHPRPSDHENSGYYRTHYWKEYKNQKNPDEKFFKRRIPKIQPILDELRPFLSPGMNILECGCSVGALLSCIKSVVGNSGKVIGIEPDQKQSDYARQEKGLDVRTGLIQEITPQLKHEEFDLIVMNHVLEHTTSPTQVLISLKELLKTNGFLIVEVPNIEAPGSRLSHFFHPAHPFCFSPVTLRRLAYKTGFSVERMESRDGDLPNVHLFAVMRKPESQEKIPSPKIIRDDTEFRAEALKKYERWYWLTAATIRKKFTHWMLQRTPSSPGKNSSL
- a CDS encoding diguanylate cyclase, which encodes MPFLKLFNLANLTGPLRIALAKKLFLGFVAMVALTLLVGGYALVKLNTLRGISEGMVKQDFVFSKLINQMEENLLVQNLYEKRYSVLKDPAVKTLFDDRGKEFKQLWAEYRSHISPEESGLQKIMTLHQNYESYVKNKIDLLDQGEEQKAETLSKDFIRVTFEELMEKIKKVNKKINKEQNEKILKTHQIGEEAFYVTVFLCLVSGIFGFGFSTFLIYNLSSSIRKLKEATRFIGEGKFDRVTSIPQIKDEVGDLAESFQWMSNRLRTLEELNLDANPLTRLPGNLAIEKEILTRLHSDSKFAFCLVDLDNFKAFSDRYGYARGSELLKGMGSILVDTVKRLGAPNDFIGHIGGDDFVLVISMASISPLCEGIIQQFDEQITRYYDPEDVKRGFIISKDRKDKEQAFPIMTLSIAVVTNDKRPLSSPAHIAEIAAQLKQYAKTFSKSLYVVDQRRSL
- the bamD gene encoding outer membrane protein assembly factor BamD, yielding MKVQKEIISIFLSFALSGCLTIQVSPQTPPFNDSSGPLHSLNYAHELFKKKEYSDAEKTFRYVIDTYSLDPLSADARIGLAYTLLYFDNPKRDELKAVKELEQFLIQNPMHPRANEVKNWISFLNNLNEVKIENKRLKDDLQRLIDIDIETEKKRKETQEEFKEPQEKPIEPPQQN
- the rsmI gene encoding 16S rRNA (cytidine(1402)-2'-O)-methyltransferase; translated protein: MIEKIGELFVVSTPIGNLEDITLRALKTLHEADIIAAEDTRHAKKLLNHFQIHTPLTSYHDFNKEEKSEILINKLKEGNHIAVLCDAGTPTICDPGYYLIRRAIQCDIRIIPIPGPTALIAALTGSGAPPDRFTFEGFAPRKRGPRQRWFESLQQETKTILFYESPHRILSCLTDLISVLGDRDIILARELTKTFEEFIRGKATEIKTQLEEKAIRGEITVIIEGIKRSKKNKNKNH
- a CDS encoding UDP-glucose/GDP-mannose dehydrogenase family protein, whose amino-acid sequence is MNICVVGTGYVGLVTGACFAEFGNKVVCVDNDETKIRNLKRGILPIYEPGLEEIVRKNSKEDRLSFTTDLGNAIQQSLVIFIAVGTPSREDGSADLSYVEGVAREIASHLNGYKVIVTKSTVPVGTGAKIQEIIQKNKKEGGEFDIVSNPEFLREGSAIEDFMRPNRVVIGTNGSQAIAILKDLYRPLYLIETPFVITDVVSAEMIKYASNAFLATKVSFINEMAALCERVNADVHQVAKGMGLDRRIGSKFLHPGPGFGGSCFPKDTKALTQISREQGYTFEIVEAVIRVNEKQRDRMVEKIRGAVGDLQNKTLGVLGLSFKPNTDDIRESPSVAIIESLLKKGSTIRAFDPIAMDEAKKVLKNVYYGSDAYETAKGCDALILMTEWNQFRNLDLDRIKSIITQPVFIDLRNVYDPLRMAKLGFRYIGVGRKPSEF